Part of the Macrobrachium rosenbergii isolate ZJJX-2024 chromosome 30, ASM4041242v1, whole genome shotgun sequence genome is shown below.
AGAATAATAAAACAtacgaaaaacattttaaataattattaacaaaagaaaaacccatAAACGTATAaacgaagtaatgaaaaacgttACAAAACAATCCAACTGAAAGTTACAATAGTTAACTAGACAATGAAATTATGAGAGTTACAGTTTCTTAAACGGAGGTGAGGTaagtattatataattaataatactgaTCCAAATGATCAGGGGGACACCCCACTGGAACATCTGGAAGAGGGACAACAACAGGGCTAATTTCCTCGTTGAGACGAATCCTCATCAACTACATCGTTCGGGAATATATACCGTGCAAGTTCATTGAAGCATTCAGCTTCCACAAAGCGAGCTTTCACCATAGATTCGCTACCTTCGTAGCCAACAATGCACGATTCCCAGGACGATCACCGAAGTACAGCCAAAATCACACTCGCAACGCACAAATTCTAGAACGTCCACCCTCTTCTACTGCAGAGTTCCGTGTCCCCCCTGAAGTATATCTCACACCTCCACCGTCACCTGCTGTAACAGTAATATTGGCATATAATTAGGGAACTATGGTATTTGTAGAATAGGTAATAACCCCAAGCAGTAGTTTTGGAAAGAACTATTTCCTACAAACAAACACGGGATCGTAACACTctgaatgacaaaataattctGGGTAGATGAGGGTAGTAAGTTGCTTCCCTTGACTTACGATAAGAGATAAAAGCAATTAAAGCAAAAATGTAGCATGATCGGGTGACAGTCGCCCATGTTCTTGAGTTTCAACATGTGTTGGTAGATTTACTAAGTGtgctgaatgaaaataatttaggtttGTAGTAATCACAGTATTGCATCTCATGGCAGAAATTATACAATGGATTAAAGatttggaagaaaagtaaggCAGGCGTCTTTCATCTCAGACCACATCACTCATGATGCCACCTCTAATGCACATTGCATCTGTAAAAATCAGTTTGCTTGGTTCAGATACCAAGCTTTGACATTCTACTGGTTCCGAACTTTCTTAGTTTTGcagtcttttattttcaagagacTTGTTCATTTCCTATCCGTGTACTTTTTTGGGGGTTCATTCCCCTTTGGGATAGAACGAGATTTTAAGTTATTTGTCCCATCGGTCGCTTACAGTCGTTTTGTAAAAGTGAAATCCAACACCAAGAGAAGCGCAGCGCAGTACTTCAACGCAATTTACCATCTTTTTCATGAAGCTTTATAACAAGTTAATTTCTTGCTAAAACTTTTGCACAATAGGACGCCTAACGTATTAAGGCAGGatgaatcatttttttctttgattttacttTATCTTGTTTTCCTAAATGCGCGTCTGTCTTATTTTGCAGAAAGAGGAAGAATGATGTCACCTCGTGTGTTCGCGTTTCATCAAAAATCTCGCCTTCTTGTTTTTCTCAGTGCTTTATGTTTTCCcggtttacgagagagagagagagagagagagagagagagagagagagagagagagagagagagaattttaaattttgttacgTGAGAGTAGCATTAATGACCCCTTTGTGTAAGACACAAAGTATTTCAGAAATCTTTTGACAAGCCATAGCCAACTAGTTCCAGTGGCAATGAGTAATAATGAGGCTCAGTAACTATTAGAGTGAAAGTACAGTCTTATGTTCGATCTTGCTCCTTGCCACAAGCATTTTATACAGGAGAgtcaatttagttttttaataaacGAAAGCTGACAATGCTTCTGGTGTGGTCGGCAAATATCACGAAAGTAAATAGggttatattttcacatttttagtgTCTTGTGATATGGCagactatcatatatatatatatatatatatatatatatatatatatatatatatatatatatatatatatatatatatatatatatattgtctgtgtctATATTGTCTTGCTCGCGCATGAGTTGTGTTGTTGAGAGACGAGATAAAAAAATTTGTCCGTACAGTTTGAAGTGCcgaaattaacgaaaaaaattacatttatatctgGGGCAATCACACGCTCTGCGACTCCCTGTCATTTTGGAATTTAGCGATGGAATTGACAGCAATTGACCTCCTTTAGCCATTCACCGATTGAAATAGTGCCCTTTTATTCCCCTTTTGACGTCCGAGATTCAAAGTGAAAAGACAAATGAATCGAATCAACTTCGGAACGAATCAAATGAACAACGCTCCGGAACAACTGAATCAGTGACAACCGCCCGTTTGGTGCGGCGATTTTCAATTTTGGCATTAGGCTATTTGTTCTTGCTCTGGTCCACTTGTCCACTTTCTCTTTTAactatttaattctctctctctctctctctctctctctctctctctctctctctctctctctctctctgtagaacaTCTTTAGattgaagtaaaataaatgaaagaaaagttttacaGTGATACATCGTGTTAAAAAATACTGATTCGTGCAGTTACACATCTTACACTCTTTCATTGTCATAGTTTTTTAAATTGCCTTATACCTTTTCATCTCGTGTGTCCTCGTCAGGACtttacaattgtatatatatatatatatatatatatatatatataagttatatatacagtatatatatatatatatatatatatatatatatatatatatatatatatatatatatatgtttgattttaaatcactaaaaggtaaaaacgtgatgattatacggaCAAAGTTTCGGCcgcgaaggaaagtgaaacaatggagattCTCATTACTTTCGTCGTATTACcaagttgctgtgaccatgtcttggtagtaagacgaaagtacttagcacctCATTGTTTCATTTaccttcgtggctgaaactttttcatataatatatataatatatatatatatatatatatatatatatatatatatatatatatatatttgtgtgcgtgtgtataaccCCTACTTTAATGGGAGGGAGTGTAATTGTTTGATACTATAGTTCGACATCCTTGAAAACATGTATTTTTCATTCCTCGTGATACTTTGGCCAAATATAAGACTGAAAGTAAGAGTAACACTTTTCtagcaatatatattttccttctagGCGTATGCTTAAAGAAATGTAGGCACTTTGATAACCCTACTCGTCCTAGGATTAATTGCAAGGGATCACTCATTCATCTTAAAGCCTTTTAAGGGATGAAAGTTTATATTCATCAAGAGAAATTTCATGGGGCACAGAATAGTTTGTTCATTTTTCAGATCCcttgtaattcattcatttaatgagtaagtttaatttttgtaatgatcaCAGTTATGATCACCTGCCTTCAGTAAGGACAAGCCTGTGTATCACTGAATGAAAGCTAAAAGTAAGAAGGCTGCATTGCTGagaaatttgaattaaaaaaaaaaggaaattttcacgTATGGAATTTTATATTCGCGAAATACTCAAGTAATTGAAAGGAAGCCTACTGAAGCTCAGCAGATATTACATAAGATCACAGAAGGCTGTCATTTCAGGTATTGGAAACTACTGACGCATCAGGATTCAATGAACATTCCTTTCCGcgtttgtctttctgtctgtcgtTCGGATGCTTTGAAAATCAGagcagacaaagagagaaagaaaatttgtgaaGGACGCGTACGACGGTGAACGGCTGTTTTTCGATAAGTGCATTTGCTGAAATAGGTCAAGGAAAATGCTTGTTTTCgtaaatttatgcaaatttagGATGTTCCCAACTCCAAGATGTGGGAACAACATAGTTGTACTTCTCTCACTGAGTTAAGACTATGTTGTATGTAAGTTATATTCGCTTTACATTTTTAACCTAGACTTTCCTTAAATTTTCCCACTCATATATTCAGTAgagaaatttgttatatataactatatcggTTGTAGTCCACTCGTCCCATCGCCAAGTCGGCCCATTGTGACTACCAACTCGGTCCATTGCCATCTCGGCCCACTACCAGCTCGGCCCTCTATATACCAACTCGGCTCACATccaaatttactttattaaagctattttatatcattatattgtgtgttattttcttttattatgttttgttctCTTTCGAGATCAGACCTGAGAAAAGTCTCGTTTATCTCTTTCCaagtaactttgtaaataaatctctGAGGTAAGTAAAACAGTTTGAAAATAGAAAGAGTAgtctttataaataatataatgataaaaagtaaaacacatTGCTAAATAAATCTCTGAGGTAAgtaaaaacagtttgaaaataGAAAGAGTAgtctttattaaataatataataataaaaagtaaagcaCATTGCTAAAagcttctaaaaataataatgtacatattaCGAAACATAGACAGCAATATGATGAGAAACTGCCTTCAGTAATTGTCTGGCcgatctttcattattattattatattcgtcCCATAGTTTTACAAGTTGGCCGTGATGTTTATTATACTTATGTTGCTGCTTTCTCAAAACCTTCCCTTCTGACAGCAGCCGCACCTGTAAATTAACTATGTTTGCCTCATCATGTAGgagctttaaaagtaaataaaaatttaagtttccTTTCCTTGCCTTTAAGTTTATTCTGTTATGCCATCCCTCAACATCATTATTTGTTCTGATGCTCCGACCGAAGACGCACCACGTGTGAGGAGGCCATATTGCAGAATTGATCCACGTCTTTTTCACGTAATTTAAAAGGCTTATGAGTTCATTCACCCCTGCAGCTTTCCTATAAAACCTGATAAAAAGCTCTTCTATATGTTCCTGTGGCATATATGGGAGCGACAACAACTGCCTTAAAAACTTGTAAGTGCCGACGTCGTTTGTGTAAGAACTTTGAAGGCCTAATTCTTGCACTTTCCTCCATACAGCCTGGCCCCAGTGGAAAGCACAACCACGGATCGTAACATTTGGTAAAATGTCGGGAATAGCACGCCATACACTGCCTTCAAAGTCAATcaaaacttcttcaactttaAGGGCATGCCCACCTATCAGTTCTCTTATTTCACAAAGAACTTTTTTGTAGTCTCTGCGCCTTTTTCCTGACATAAGCGCAAACAAAAGGGGAACTTGCATCAATTGCCCATCATATTTCACAAATGCATGGATGCTGAACAGTTGTGTAAATGGTTTGCGTACTATTTTAAAAGTAGCATCAGCATACCACTGCTTCGCTTTAGATAGTAACTTAAGTTGATCATCTGTGGCAAATATCAAATGCCGTCTTTCTCCGACAGTAATGTCCCGTTGCAAAAAGTGTTCAGGAATGTGGGCATCGCTAATTTCGAAATCGAGGTCTTGCGGTTCTCGTGGTCGATTTGCCTTCCGTTTACGATTTCCCTGCCTAGCAAGATTTAATGAAGCCGGTAGACATGAAACAGGAATGGTAGGATTTACTTGCTCCCGAAGTACCTCTTCAACAATATCAGAAGCAGGGCGAAAGACGTCTTCCATTGCCTTTTGCTTTATGAGTGTACACACCTTACTTTTTACAGCACAGCTGGTCTCAGGTGGATGGCAGTGTTCAGCATGCCCTCTAATAAAAGTGTTATCCACTTCTTTTACTGTCGCCATGCAtgagatttttttgtttctaaccACACACCGCCAATGAATACTCacgttagtttttctttttagtgtgtaAGAGTAGCCGGTGCTGTCAATAAGTTTCGAATTTCCTCTTTGTGAAGATGATTCAATCTTTTCATATGTTACTGTCTCCCTTGAAGGAGACATTTCCATTGGCGTAGGATCCTCAATTGAAGAACCACCACTGACATTTGACACTCCACCTTCAAAAGAATCTAGACTCTCGCTATTCACATTACTCTTTGCCACTGCATCCTCAAAATATTTCGTGTTTGCGCTCGAAATTACACAAGTTTCCCCCGGACTCTGATTTTCTTGAATACACATGTGACACATCCAGTCAATATAACCTTCTTTAACAGCAGCCCTGTATTGCTCCCGGGTGATCCCACTTCCACAGGTCCGATGCTGCCAGTAGCTACATCCATCACATTGCAGTGCTTGCTGTCATATGTAAAGAACACGTTACACATGACATTGTGAGTACAAAGTTAATATATGACATTTCCTTCTTACTGTCCACACACACCTAACAATTGTCTCAgaatgtaactgcgaggttttcctcctgttacgcctttcaaaccttttactgtcaatttctatttcagcgctgaatggccttagtaccccagtgcttggcataatGCCAAAATTCtatacaaatcaaaatatatgTCATTGGAgtactatttatttactttaaaggtAAATCTTCTTACCTGACGGGGACGGACAGTTTCACAGCATATCAAGCACTGGTCAGCCATGTTGTCCTAGCTGCTTGAAGTCTAGCAGTAGGTTCGTAACCATATCAATTATATAAGCTATGGTTCAGTTTCGAAAATTATTCAAAGCCTTGAACTACATATACGAAACAACTATTACAATGAGACAATGAGGCACTTAAGAGACACTTAAGTGCTTGTATAAAGAAGGTTCctaaccagtctctctctctctctctctctctctctctctctctctctctctctctctctctctctctctctctctctctctctctgtatgtatgtacgtgtatgtgtatctCCCTCCATCCTGTCCCCTCTCtcagtatttctttcttttcaaacaattATAACAACAACCAAATAATTTATAATGTTTAGGGAAACGAGTTGTCCAATAATTGTTTCTAAATGCAGTTGTTATTATAGTCATTAATTAATGTTtggaaaggaataataaaaccTTTACACCTATCCTTGCGTAATATTGCTGTGCGTGTGCTGTTGCAAAAAGCTATACTGGACGACTTCATTTGATCTGATCTGACCTGTCAAAAATGGGCCGAGTTGGCTATCACAAATGGGCCGACTTGGCACAGGCGATGGGCCGAGTTGGTTACATTGAATGGGCCGAGATGGTTATGGGCCGAGTTGGACCTATAccactatatctatctatatgcatatatatgtgtgtatacatatatatactctacaaccaaccatacacacacacatatatatacataaatgcatgtgtgtgtgtgtgtgtagaatttactggtcactttttaccacagACATATGTGGTACTTATTAACCACAACgccttcttaacttcttgattttttcacattttggaaacgcttatCAGTACGAAGTCTGGaaccaaattaaaaaagaaataaagttttttttttcagatgcccGGCCGAGTATGCGATCTCATGTCCGGTATCCGAACGAGGGAACGATAATTACCAGGCCACGAAAAAAGGTATAAGTCTATTCTCAGTCATGCCGTAGGTACTTCTAACTGTCGAATTCAGAGACATTTGCTAGAGCTGGAAAAGATCCACCTTCGTCATCATGGCCAAGTATTTATTATGTTATTGCTTTTTCAggcttaaatatatatgtagaatctactggtcacttattaCCGGATACGTGTGCAGTACTTTTTAACCAGAATGCCCTTTTTGCTTCTcggtttcttcacattttggaaacgcttgtcactagaCTTCTGTCTTTCATCGTggccaggtaattatcgttacctcgttcGGATACCCCGAACCCAAGATCGAATACTCGGCCGGGCATCTGAAAAACACTTCATTCCTTTCTTAATTTGGTTTCAGGCTTCGTGGTATCGATGGCAACGCTGAAGCTGGCGCAACATTTTACTccttatataagataaataaatggaagggTGTTATTGTTCATACTTTTTCAAAATGCGCGTCTCGAAGACATGTTTCATTGCACTTAGATATTTTGCTTTATAAGTGTATCCTTGTAAGACTTGCCGTCTTGTGAGATTTTTTACCCTCTTTGATTTTTAacctttcgtttttatttatttgaagtgtATTGATTTCGGTGATTCCTTCTATTGAGTTTTTAGGAGATTACGTTCGGGTAGAGTGTATTCCTACGATTAGCAGATTTGCGAGTGTTAGGAATAGAGCAACGATATAATAGGAATATTTTTTCACTGTTGGAAATACGCGTTCAACTATAGTGCATGTCAAGTGTGTGTTAAGGGTCAACTCATACAAGGGATAGACTTACAGATAAGGTCAAGAGAAGATCTTTCAGCTACATAGAAATTACAGACACTGTTAGATGGATACAATAGGCATATTCTTTTATAGATTACGTTAAGAAATCTCTGTAGCGGAACAAGAACATATAGACTTCGGACTGGTAACACACGGAAAAATGTTTAGACTGCCAGTAGACAGTTCTATGGGGCAAAGCTAGTTGTACGGAGCGTATTTGGGCCAACAGACAGAAAGGGTCGTTCTCTGATAGATACATCTGCTTTAGTTACAAACGAGCtttatacatagtatatgaaaTTAGTGTATTCATGCAGGGCACAAGGTGTCACATGTACAATTATCAATATGTGCTGACTATTGCAACTTGCTTTATTGACTGTCTGGTAGGTTTCGCTGCTAAGCAATATATGGATTCTTGGTTAATAACAATTAGCGGTCAGGTTAGGAACATTGTTCTTAGTGTGAGGTTTAGAATCGCTCCTTTATTCAGTTTCGACTTTTCTTGTATTAAACCAGCAGGTGTTTCTATCAGTATTATTCAccaatttaatgaaatttacttCACTAATTAAAATATCTAGAGTTGCAATCAAGATAAGGTATTAGTAATCGGATATGTGTTCACAATTATATATTACAACTGTAAACCCATGCCTAACATAGAGGCAAATAATAACTCTGGCAATACAATAAGAAGCacttaaaataatttccaaaataacCGTAGTAATATGAGTGGTGACAAGAAATTTTATATCCAGCATagcaactttaataataattctcagtGTAAGATGAATTTTAGGAATTATATAACCAGAACTTCCGTCAAGGTAATATTCACGTTAGTAGCAAGAACAATAGTTTAtcatagatataaaaaatttttcatacgaACAAGAACAAACCACTATAACTTAATAAGAGTTTCCTGAATGTAAATCTGTCTTGGCTGATGCACATTTGATGTTACAAACCTGGTCTTCAGTACTGCACGGTCGCTGTAATGAACGTAATGAAATGGAGGTAAGCAAAAACGGTATTTAGATGCAGCTGTTCctagtttatttatattacatttattttttctaaatagtcTTAATAAGCCTGTTTGTTTTTAAGAAAGTTAATATGCATTAAGtccattttaaactttttctgGACAGTAGAATTCCTCGGaagatttcattttattgaattttctttcgaaaacaaaactgaatcacAGCTAGCTGGCGTTGTTTCCATAAATTAACAGTTCTAGGTACAGTGAAATTTAGTATCGTTACTGGTAACTCCATTatcatataattatcatatatgcATCCTGTTATATCGGGATATCCATCAGTGTCTTATACCGACATCATGCTACCAGCAAAGCGGGAAGTAAcaaagtaaatgtaaatttttcatgtatttacacTCATTTAACGAATGCTCAGAGTCAAATTATCTGTTCCGTAGGATATTACTTATTTCGATGAGTCCATGCGTATTTAATCCGTTTCAGGAATGAACGATGCAGTCAAGGATAACAGTTTCTGGTGTAATTATAAGTGAAACACGAGTTCTTAAAACGAATATTCCTTTTCATGTAATGGTATCAGTCTAAATGGTCTTATCTGGATTAGAAataatccttttgatggaaatattccttttgaaTTAAACATGTCAATTTCAGGGCTTATCAACCACCAAAGAACTATATAcagttattgataataattagcGTGTAATGTAGGTTTTCATCACTTAATGACTTATTTTAATAAAGGATATACATTTGATGGACGTGGCGGTATTTCATCATAGAATAATAATTGTTGCTAAAGTAAATCAGGTTCCAACTGTGGAAGGCGAACAATTTCTCAAACTAATTAACATTAAATTATCCACTAGAATCCCTAATATTCATGTAAGAGAGCAGTTTGCAAATCTAGCTTATAGGTATCATGATGTTTGGAGTAGGTAggtttaattaaaaatgtaaagggTCCTTATGATTCTTATTAATTGTATCAAATAAGAACCGATCGTGAATGTTTTGTGTTAGTTCTTGCATACTTATTGCAGAGCTATTCTTCAGCGTTCCTGTACCAtatacagatgatattttgtctgtGCGAGGTGATCGTAGGTATTTTACTTTTTGGATTTTCTTGGGAAGTTTTCACTGATAGCTTTAGTGGAAAACAGTCCATAGCATACTTCCAACAGTACTCCATGTGGTTTTGAGTTGTTCGGAATGTCCTTTAAGCTGCGATGCACACCTATCACGTTCCCTGGCATGATAACTcgttttgccaatatttttatggctGGCTTAATTGTTTTTCCATGCTTTTGGAGTAACATCGTAAAGCTTGTGTTGTTTTTACGAAGTTTAATGCAGTCCAGTTTAAAGTTAGGCTTTCGAAATGAAAGTTATGGTGTCTCAGCAGTTGGTTTGAGTTGTTTAagttaaaataacagttattatgaTTTTCCCTGAACCAACTACAGTTAATGGTGTCCAATAGCTCCTGGGGATGACTTTTTATTACAGAAGGGCTTTTTCTCATTGGTAGCAAACCCCATCATAGAATTAACAAAGGACGGcgttgaatttctttttcaaacactTGTACAGGGTTTGTTCCCCCAAGtcaagtatttattaatttatcaagaacCAGTTTTCCTTGACGCTTATGCttcagttttattataattaaaaattttaagtgaCATCCATGAAAACTAAGTCTAAGTTGTGCAATTTTTGCTGTCATTGATCCTTAAGTCAAGGTTACAGTAATGCTCTGTGCAATGCTAAATTTTTTACAGTTGATGCTTTATGgaatgtaaagtttatttatattatatatatatatatatatatatatatatatatatatatatatatatctatacagtatatatatatatatatatatatatatatatatatattatatattgtaatggtcTCGTCATTTAGAGACCATcaggttcaaaataaaaacatgaaatgggactggaatgactgacggAAGGCGAGACAAACGAAGATGGAGGGAACTGGAAACAACTaaataaccttaaaattaatttattacacaaatatacataatgtacaattGAGTCAGGTTCAGTAGATGACATTTAAAATTCCCAATAAGCATTTCAAATAATGAACTACACATTTGATGGGTAATAAATAAAACCCAAGTAATTAACAATCACCCTTCAAACACGGTGGTTCCTCATACGCCGAAAACACTCTCTTAAAGAAATAATCAAATCTTGGAcagtataacaataatataaataatctacTAGCAACGTA
Proteins encoded:
- the LOC136854780 gene encoding uncharacterized protein, whose protein sequence is MCHMCIQENQSPGETCVISSANTKYFEDAVAKSNVNSESLDSFEGGVSNVSGGSSIEDPTPMEMSPSRETVTYEKIESSSQRGNSKLIDSTGYSYTLKRKTNVSIHWRCVVRNKKISCMATVKEVDNTFIRGHAEHCHPPETSCAVKSKVCTLIKQKAMEDVFRPASDIVEEVLREQVNPTIPVSCLPASLNLARQGNRKRKANRPREPQDLDFEISDAHIPEHFLQRDITVGERRHLIFATDDQLKLLSKAKQWYADATFKIVRKPFTQLFSIHAFVKYDGQLMQVPLLFALMSGKRRRDYKKVLCEIRELIGGHALKVEEVLIDFEGSVWRAIPDILPNVTIRGCAFHWGQAVWRKVQELGLQSSYTNDVGTYKFLRQLLSLPYMPQEHIEELFIRFYRKAAGVNELISLLNYVKKTWINSAIWPPHTWCVFGRSIRTNNDVEGWHNRINLKARKGNLNFYLLLKLLHDEANIVNLQVRLLSEGKVLRKQQHKYNKHHGQLVKLWDEYNNNNERSARQLLKAVSHHIAVYVS